In Candidatus Neomarinimicrobiota bacterium, the genomic window GAACCACCGGCAACCCAAAAGGGGTGATGTTGACTCACAACAATATTGTGACCAATATCAAGGCGACCTATGCGGTTGTGACCGTGGAGAGCAGTGACGTCTATCTCTCTTTCCTTCCGTTGAGTCACAGCTATGAGCGGACAGTGGGACACTTCGGTATGTTCAGCGTCGGCGCCACTGTGTACTATGCCGAAAGTATCGAAAAGGTGTCCGAAAATATCCCCGAAGTGCGCCCATCGGTCATGGCCAGCGTACCGAGGCTTTACGAAAAAATGTACACTCGCATCCTCGATAAGGTGGCGGGAGATCCCGCGTTGCGTCAAAAGATTTTCTGGTGGGCTATCGGCGTCGGACGGGAGGCGCTCAAATACCGCCAGAAGCACGAACCGATGCCTGCGGGATTGAAGATAAAACACGGTATCGCCGAAAAGCTGGTCTTCTCGAAGCTGAAGGATCGCCTCGGCGGGCGATTGAAATTCTTCTCTTCGGGAGCGGCGCCTCTATCCGGTGAGATTGGTGAATTCTTCGGCGCGGCAGGACTGATCATTTTGGAGGGTTACGGTCTAACGGAAACGAGCCCTGTCATGACACTCAACAGTCTCGATTCGTTCAAGTTTGGAACCGTCGGTCATCCCATTAGTGACGTTGAGGTCAAGATTGCTGAGGACGGTGAAATCCTCAACCGCGGGCCTAACACAATGAAAGGGTACTTCAAGAATGAAGATGCTACCCGGGAGGCGATCGATGCTGACGGTTGGTTCCACACCGGCGATATCGGTGAGTTTGACGAAGACGGATTTCTGAGAATCACCGATCGCAAGAAAAACCTAATTGTCACCAGCGGAGGCAAGAACGTTGCGCCGGCTGCGCTGGAGAATGCACTCATTACATCAAAGTATATCGAACAGCTGTTGGTGATCGGTGACAACAGGAATTTCATCAGTGCACTTATTGTACCGTCCTTCGAAGCACTGGAAGGCTTTGCCGCCGATAAAGGAATCAGTGAGACCAGTCCTGATGCGCTGTGCCGCACCAGTGAGGTGCAAGCTCTGTTCGATGCGGAAGTTGCTGCCGCTATGGAGAACTTTGCCCGTTTTGAAAGGATACGCAAGGTTGAGCTACTTCCCAAAGAGTGGACCATCGCCGACAACGAATTGACGCCGACACTTAAGGTTAAGAGGAGAGTGGTGGTGGAGCGCTACAAAGATGTTATCGACGCCATGTATGCGGCTCCGCCCCCGGAAGAGTAGTCCACAAGAAAGGAATTAGAATGAAGGCTATCTCACGACGGTACTTTTTGAAGCGGGCCGGTGGAATGGCGTCAGCAGCGGCGCTTTCTCCTGTCGTGCTGGCGCGAGCTTTTTCATCATCGCCGGGGTCAGACCGCCGCGTTATTGTCGTCGGCGCCGGACTGGCGGGACTCAGTTGCGCTTACGAGCTTAATCGTGCTGGATTCGATGTGACTGTTCTTGAGGCGCGCGGCAGACCGGGAGGCAGAGTCAGAACCTACCGTGATCATTTTGCGGACGGTCTGTCGGCTGAGATGGGGGCAGAGTATGTCAACTCTGAAGATAGATACGCTCGCATGTATGCCAAAAAATTTGGACTGTCGATTCGCACTGCAAAACTGTACGACGGTATCCTTGTCCGTGACCGCAGCTACAGAATAGCTGACTTCCAGAAGAATAGCTATAAGTTACCGTTCGAAGGAGTAGAAGGGGGCAAACTGTTCGGGCAGGAAGGACCCTGGGTGGAACGATGGGTAGAGAAGATTCAGGAATCGGCGCAACAGTTTAATACCGGGTGCTCAAGCTGTCACGAGTTTCGCGGGAACAAGCCAGATAAACCGCTGGCAGCGCTGGGGCATCTACCTGATGATGTTCTTGCTCTCGACAGGATATCCGTGGCTGATTTACTGCGCAGTGAGGGGGCACCGCAGGATATCATCGATCTCTATATCTATACCAACGCAACGGAGAGTACCGGCCGTCCAGAGACCATTTCGGCACTGGCACTTGTTATGAGTCACTACATGGCGGGCGCTTTCAGCGAAGAAACAGACGAGGGCAGAATTGTGGGCGGCAATGACCAGCTATCCAATAGCTTTGCCAAGGCAATCGCGCCCACGATTAAGTACCGCCGGCCGGTGCGGCGCATTGAGCACAGTAGCAGAAGTGTCGAGGTGTGGTTCGAGGAAGAGGGAAAGCTGCAGGCCATGACAGCGTCGCACCTCGTCATCGCTATACCGTTCAAGGTGTTAAGGGATGTAGTCATCAATCCTCAGTTTTCGGCTGGCAAGATGAAGTGCATTCGTGAGCTGTCATACGGTCACGTCATGAAGATTGCCATGCAGTTTACCAAGCGCTTCTGGGATGAGGAAGGGAGTCTGGGTCAGCGCATCTTTACCGATACGCCGCTGCGCCGCATCTATCACCACTCCATTGATCAGCCGGGACCGCGAGGTATCGTGTTGTCGTTTACATCCGGCACGGATGCTGAAGAACTGGGAAACCTATCGCCGCAAGGGCGGATGGATGCGGCATACGATGCGGTCAAGCGCGTCTGGGAAGAAGTGCCTCAATACTGGGAAGGGGGCGTCGCCAAGTACTGGAACGAAGATCAGTGGATCAAGGGGAGTTATTCTTTTCCCGGTGTGGGACAGGCGAGAGATTTCCTTAAGCTGGCCATGGAGAGAGAGGGATTGGTTCACTTTGCCGGTGAGCACACTTCTATACACCGCGCATCCATGAACGGCGCAATCGAATCGGGTGTGCGTGTTAACAAGGAAGTCCGGCAGGCGGCAGGATAGTCTGAGTTCCTCATAGATCACAGCAGAATGGAAAATAAAACGATAGCTGTCCTGGGAGGCGGTTCCTGGGGCGCTACCATCGCTCAGCACCTCTCAAATCTCGGTCATGACGTGACGGTTTGGCACCGCAATCGCCATGAACTGGACGTCATGCAGAATGAACGGACTCACCCGTTCTTGCCGCAGCTTGTCTTTGATGGCCGGATCCGGTTTATAGATGATTTTACACTTTTCGAAGCGTCAGATATTGTAGTGTTCGGCGTCCCGTCCCACGGCGTGAGAGACGTGGCGGCGAAGATGGCCGACCGGATAGGTGATGCTGTAGTAGTCAATCTCGCCAAGGGGATCGAGAATGATACACTCCTGCGGATGAGTGAAGTGATCGGGGAGGTGGGGAGAGTAAGCGATAAGAGAATCGTCACACTTACGGGACCAAGCC contains:
- a CDS encoding FAD-dependent oxidoreductase, which encodes MKAISRRYFLKRAGGMASAAALSPVVLARAFSSSPGSDRRVIVVGAGLAGLSCAYELNRAGFDVTVLEARGRPGGRVRTYRDHFADGLSAEMGAEYVNSEDRYARMYAKKFGLSIRTAKLYDGILVRDRSYRIADFQKNSYKLPFEGVEGGKLFGQEGPWVERWVEKIQESAQQFNTGCSSCHEFRGNKPDKPLAALGHLPDDVLALDRISVADLLRSEGAPQDIIDLYIYTNATESTGRPETISALALVMSHYMAGAFSEETDEGRIVGGNDQLSNSFAKAIAPTIKYRRPVRRIEHSSRSVEVWFEEEGKLQAMTASHLVIAIPFKVLRDVVINPQFSAGKMKCIRELSYGHVMKIAMQFTKRFWDEEGSLGQRIFTDTPLRRIYHHSIDQPGPRGIVLSFTSGTDAEELGNLSPQGRMDAAYDAVKRVWEEVPQYWEGGVAKYWNEDQWIKGSYSFPGVGQARDFLKLAMEREGLVHFAGEHTSIHRASMNGAIESGVRVNKEVRQAAG
- a CDS encoding long-chain fatty acid--CoA ligase, coding for MIDLTTISTIPEMFLAVCNEYGDKEAYFYKEKGEWKGITFREVRHTVENIAYGLASLGCDKGDRVAILSNNNPKWAMSDYAVICMGGATASVYPTLTSPQVKFILDDCESKVVITENREQADKVLDFLDDSEFIKTVVVMDDDSYDRDNVIAFSELTQLGEDHKSSVGFDFEERARSAKADDLLTLIYTSGTTGNPKGVMLTHNNIVTNIKATYAVVTVESSDVYLSFLPLSHSYERTVGHFGMFSVGATVYYAESIEKVSENIPEVRPSVMASVPRLYEKMYTRILDKVAGDPALRQKIFWWAIGVGREALKYRQKHEPMPAGLKIKHGIAEKLVFSKLKDRLGGRLKFFSSGAAPLSGEIGEFFGAAGLIILEGYGLTETSPVMTLNSLDSFKFGTVGHPISDVEVKIAEDGEILNRGPNTMKGYFKNEDATREAIDADGWFHTGDIGEFDEDGFLRITDRKKNLIVTSGGKNVAPAALENALITSKYIEQLLVIGDNRNFISALIVPSFEALEGFAADKGISETSPDALCRTSEVQALFDAEVAAAMENFARFERIRKVELLPKEWTIADNELTPTLKVKRRVVVERYKDVIDAMYAAPPPEE